A genome region from Gopherus flavomarginatus isolate rGopFla2 chromosome 9, rGopFla2.mat.asm, whole genome shotgun sequence includes the following:
- the EIF2AK1 gene encoding eukaryotic translation initiation factor 2-alpha kinase 1, with amino-acid sequence MWRGGGGAAGQRRPTLWPRASGPNLPPPAIEFPEEGPEPQYDESDVPEELRVVHGSEKRYFTSTIANQLLLVSLLEHLCHLYAQNPVQSRCLFQIICRTFTRMGLLSSFAFCDEFSTLRLQHNRAITQLMKAANQQILEELDNGDSHIVSEKEVLFEAQTSRYLNEFDEIARLGKGGYGTVYKVRNKLDGQLYAIKKNLIKKATKRDCMKVLREVKVLAGLQHPNIVGYHTAWIEHVQQAYPKDKTVLKLQSLKKSSDQESGEDQCRIQNMESSSSIIFADLTSEDIKSFGYTFLENQDNKSVQHMDITKDFTSGDGEERIKMNKCEPLTDSQESCINNTANGPVYLKNCLSHGLHSNMNKDSIISSDSCTEDECSEKHMSVHRQCEMEYCLMLHIQMQLCEISLWDWIVDRNKRCGERTEESSSPYHLVDVSWTSKIFQELLEGVYYIHSKGVVHRDIKPRNVFLYGSDHHVKIGDFGLACRDIIQEIPNHWLKTEKINGLKHTSGVGTCLYASPEQLQGSHYDFKSDMYSVGVILLELFQPFGTEMERSKILTSLRNGHVPSSFSNKWPVQTKYVKLLTSEVSSQRPTAAQLLESELFHNTENVICSLQQKVMQQEEEIEKLKEKIKLLSREKKDREDKHKRLGSPV; translated from the exons aATCTGATGTACCAGAAGAACTTCGAGTTGTGCATGGTTCAGAAAAACGTTATTTCACTTCTACAATTGCAAACCAGCTACTGCTTGTTTCTCTGCTAGAACATCTTTGCCACTTGTATGCACAAAATCCTGTTCAATCAAGATGTTTGTTCCAAA TAATCTGTCGAACATTTACTAGAATGGGCTTGCTCTCCTcttttgccttctgtgatgaaTTTAGTACTTTAAGATTGCAACATAATAGAGCCATTACTCAATTAATGAAAGCAGCTAATCAACAAATACTTGAG gAGCTTGACAATGGAGATTCTCACATAGTCAG tgaaAAAGAAGTTCTCTTTGAAGCACAAACTTCACGCTACTTAAATGAATTTGATGAGATTGCAAGACTAGGAAAAGGGGGATATGGTACAGTATACAAG GTCAGAAACAAATTAGATGGACAGCtctatgcaattaaaaaaaatcttattaagAAAGCAACCAAAAGAGATTGCATGAAG GTATTGCGAGAAGTTAAAGTATTGGCTGGCCTGCAACATCCTAATATTGTAGGCTATCACACTGCTTGGATAGAACATGTTCAACAAGCATATCCAAAAG ATAAGACAGTCCTTAAGTTGCAGTCACTCAAAAAGTCTTCTGACCAAGAGAGTGGCGA AGACCAGTGTCGTATTCAAAATATGGAAAGCAGCAGTTCCATTATCTTTGCTGACCTTACCTCAGAAGATATTAAATCCTTTGGATATACTTTTCTTGAGAACCAAGATAATAAATCAGTGCAGCATATGGATATAACAAAAGATTTTACCAGTGGAGATGGtgaagaaagaataaaaatgaataaatgtgAACCACTCACTGACTCACAAGAAAGTTGCATAAATAATACTGCCAATGGaccagtttatttaaaaaattgtctaTCACATGGACTTCATTCTAATATGAATAAAGATAGTATCATTTCAAGTGATTCCTGCACTGAAGACGAATGCTCTGAGAAACATATGTCTGTGCACAGGCAGTGTGAG ATGGAGTATTGTCTGATGCTTCATATACAGATGCAACTGTGTGAAATCTCCTTGTGGGACTGGATTGTTGACAGAAACAAAAGATGTGGTGAGCGAACAGAGGAATCTTCCA gTCCTTATCACCTTGTGGATGTCAGCTGGACATCAAAAATTTTTCAAGAGTTACTGGAAGGAGTATACTATATCCACAGCAAGGGAGTCGTACATCGAGACATTAAA CCCAGAAATGTCTTTCTATATGGATCAGACCACCATGTGAAAATAGGAGATTTCGGACTGGCTTGCAGAGATATTATACAGGAAATCCCAAACCACTGGTTAAAGACAGAGAAGATAAATG GACTAAAACATACTTCAGGAGTTGGTACTTGTCTGTATGCTTCACCAGAACAGCTGCAAGGATCTCACTATGATTTCAAG TCAGACATGTACAGTGTGGGTGTAATTCTTCTAGAACTTTTTCAGCCATTTGGAACAGAAATGGAAAGAAGCAAAATATTGACAAGTTTAAGAAATGGCCATGTTCCTAGTTCTTTTAGCAACAAATGGCCAGTACAAACCAAGTATGTTAAGTTGCTAACCAGTGAGGTATCATCACAGAGACCAACTGCTGCTCAGCTTCTTGAAAGTGAACTGTTTCATAATACAGAAAAT GTTATTTGTAGTCTACAGCAGAAGGTGATGCAGCAAGAGGAAGAAATTGAAAAGCTTAAGGAGAAAATAAAATTGCTCTCAAGAGAAAAAAAGGATAGAGAAGATAAGCACAAGAGGCTTGGTTctccagtttaa
- the ANKRD61 gene encoding ankyrin repeat domain-containing protein 61 has product MGNIIKGASTSITESDPFTYSLSSCRPNRFKPLQAKLYEAIMKDDSTSIKALLAHQPVNEPLIVWDNSACRRTLSIQDQSILPIHLAAKHRREKSLRCLIESGADPKLRDNRGYTALHLLLLHWPNIYLTETDILTRFQRNLGITQSNAEECLRILCEKEVQTDPEMDSNYKHSSLHLALRSGASRAISILIENGANIDDRDEFGKTMLHTAAEHLNKEVTETLITCGANINCTLPIYGKTALQLAVCTASSKAGTVLAADIDCIHLLLMNGAKVNTQDCDGRAAIHDACLGGRKEIIDLLVDYHADVNILTRQGQSPLFLFLQHRTNLRCTSLLNKLLNLSYPLKLTNNQGDLPTGLLFQEFQIQKDFLVRLSNNMLSLQDICKITVRRIYGEKNKQCLKKQLPVTVWNSLYNYQDYSQLW; this is encoded by the exons ATGGGTAACATAATCAAGGGAGCCAGCACATCCATAACTGAGTCTGATCCTTTCACTTACTCCCTTTCTTCCTGTAGGCCGAACAGATTTAAGCCACTTCAGGCAAAACTATATGAAGCAATAATGAAAGATGACAGCACCAGCATTAAAGCTTTACTAGCACACCAACCTGTCAATGAACCACTGATTGTCTGGGATAACTCTGCATGCAGAAGAACACTGTCAATCCAG GATCAGTCTATTCTTCCAATTCACTTAGCTGCCAAACACAGAAGAGAAAAGAGTTTGCGTTGTTTGATAGAATCTGGCGCTGACCCAAAACTAAG AGATAACAGAGGTTACACAGCACTTCATCTCCTCCTGCTACACTGGCCAAATATTTATCTAACTGAGACAGACATTTTGACCAGATTTCAGAGAAACCTGGGAATTACACAGAGTAATGCAGAAGAATGTCTTCGTATCTTGTGTGAGAAGGAAGTTCAAACAGATCCTGAAATGGATAGTAACTACAAACACAGCTCCTTACATTTAGCCCTACGCTCTGGCGCCTCTCGAGCTATATCTATTCTAATTGAGAATGGTGCTAACATAGATGACAGAGATGAGTTTGGCAAAACAATGCTTCACACGGCTGCAGAGCATTTGAACAAGGAGGTAACAGAAACTTTAATCACCTGTGGAGCAAACATTAATTGTACTCTTCCAATATATGGAAAAACTGCTCTTCAGCTTGCAGTGTGCACTGCATCATCTAAAGCAGGCACAGTTTTAGCTGCCGATATAGACTGCATCCATTTACTGTTAATGAATGGAGCCAAAGTAAATACTCAAGATTGTGACGGACGAGCAGCTATTCATGACGCTTGCTTGGGAGGCAGAAAAGAAATAATTGATCTCCTTGTAGATTACCATGCAGATGTTAACATTTTAACAAGACAAGGGCAATCTCCCCTTTTTCTGTTTCTTCAACACAGGACAAATCTAAGATGTACATCACTGTTAAATAAGTTGTTAAACCTCTCATACCCGTTGAAGCTAACCAATAATCAAGGAGATCTACCCACTGGACTTCTGTTCCAagaatttcaaatacaaaaagaCTTTCTTGTAAGATTATCAAATAACATGTTGTCTCTGCAAGACATCTGCAAAATCACTGTCAGAAGAatatatggggaaaaaaacaaacaatgcttGAAAAAACAACTTCCTGTAACTGTGTGGAATTCTTTATACAACTACCAGGACTACTCACAACTTTGGTAA